A region of Chitinophaga horti DNA encodes the following proteins:
- a CDS encoding ABC transporter substrate-binding protein, with translation MPAFGKEVKKASYNVAVFAPLYLDSVFANATDLPGRTMPRYVLPGLEFYEGVQLALDSLEKQGMALNVFVYDNKARQNDVSALIRNKQLDAVDLIIGAVSTPELKTLSDFAKEKQVNLISATYPNDGGITDNPFLLITNSTLKSHVEAIQEYVQKGFANRNVLIVRRNNSFEAKLAEDIKASNEKMAYDKKSRVREVIWSDATSESELSKYLLTDRPNLCIVTALDEAGARSIVRKMATLATTYPIQVFGMPTWDVMKFKEPEYAGVTLYYSTPYFNDKTDSYSKYINDYFRRTYKSRPSDMAFKGFEYTWYFLKLLQQDGMYFNKSLNREPLKLYTNFNFQPIYLKQGAETPDYFENKNIYIIQKGDSADYKMNALQ, from the coding sequence GTGCCCGCTTTTGGTAAAGAAGTAAAGAAAGCTTCGTACAACGTAGCGGTGTTTGCACCACTTTACCTCGATTCTGTTTTTGCTAACGCTACCGACCTGCCCGGCCGCACCATGCCGCGCTACGTATTACCCGGACTCGAATTTTATGAAGGCGTACAACTGGCGCTCGACTCCCTGGAAAAACAGGGAATGGCGCTGAACGTGTTCGTATATGATAATAAAGCCCGCCAGAACGATGTTTCCGCCCTCATCCGCAACAAACAGCTGGATGCCGTGGACCTGATCATCGGCGCGGTAAGTACGCCGGAACTGAAGACCCTGAGTGACTTTGCGAAAGAGAAACAGGTAAACCTCATTTCCGCCACTTACCCGAACGACGGCGGCATCACTGACAATCCATTCCTGCTGATCACGAACAGTACGTTAAAGTCACATGTGGAAGCGATCCAGGAATATGTGCAGAAAGGTTTTGCCAATCGTAACGTGTTGATCGTGCGCCGCAATAACAGCTTCGAAGCGAAACTGGCGGAAGACATCAAAGCGTCCAACGAAAAAATGGCGTACGACAAAAAATCACGCGTGCGTGAAGTGATCTGGAGCGATGCAACCAGCGAATCTGAATTGTCTAAATACTTACTGACAGACAGACCCAACCTTTGCATCGTAACCGCGCTGGACGAAGCCGGTGCCCGTTCTATCGTACGCAAAATGGCTACGCTGGCCACCACCTACCCCATCCAGGTGTTTGGTATGCCTACCTGGGACGTGATGAAGTTTAAAGAGCCGGAATATGCAGGCGTAACCCTGTACTACTCCACTCCTTACTTCAACGATAAGACTGACAGTTACAGCAAATACATCAACGACTACTTCCGTAGAACGTACAAAAGCCGCCCGTCGGACATGGCGTTTAAGGGCTTTGAGTATACCTGGTACTTCCTGAAGCTGCTGCAGCAGGACGGCATGTACTTCAACAAATCGCTGAACCGCGAGCCGCTGAAGCTGTACACCAACTTCAATTTTCAGCCGATCTACCTGAAACAAGGTGCAGAAACGCCTGATTACTTTGAGAACAAGAACATCTACATTATCCAGAAAGGCGACAGCGCGGACTATAAAATGAACGCTTTACAATAA